One Thalassophryne amazonica chromosome 10, fThaAma1.1, whole genome shotgun sequence genomic region harbors:
- the tm4sf18 gene encoding transmembrane 4 L6 family member 18 — MCCSVGFARSLGLALVPLALCSILANLLLLFPMGQITYIQDNRLASYIWYFGGLGGGGLLMLFPAVVFVTLGKCSCCWNESLMMCGSVLAAVVGLLGSGYCFVISGLALLQGPQCFTSLGWSYPFADHGRRYLLQPEIWSRCLQPVNIVEWNVTLLCVLLGLAVLEFIICFLQLVNGLVNVVCRPCCYKQEYSLNA, encoded by the exons ATGTGTTGTTCGGTGGGTTTTGCAAGGTCCTTGGGTCTGGCCCTGGTGCCTCTGGCTCTTTGCTCCATCCTGGCCAACCTGCTGCTTCTGTTCCCTATGGGGCAAATCACCTACATTCAGGACAACCGGCTGGCGAGCTACATCTGGTACTTTGGGGGACTAGGAGGTGGGGGTCTGCTG atGCTGTTTCCAGCTGTTGTCTTCGTTACTCTGGGGAAATGCAGCTGCTGCTGGAATGAGAGTTTAATG ATGTGTGGCTCAGTTCTGGCAGCTGTGGTCGGCCTGCTGGGGTCTGGATACTGTTTTGTCATATCAGGGTTGGCATTGCTGCAGGGTCCACAGTGCTTCACATCTCTGGGATGGTCGTACCCATTTGCAGACCACGGGCGCAG gtATCTCTTGCAGCCAGAGATCTGGTCACGGTGCCTTCAGCCAGTCAACATTGTGGAGTGGAACGTGACTCTGCTGTGCGTCTTACTCGGTCTGGCTGTGCTGGAGTTCATCATCTGTTTCTTACAGCTGGTCAACGGTTTAGTCAACGTGGTGTGTCGGCCTTGTTGCTATAAGCAGGAGTATAGTCTGAATGCATAG